The following are encoded together in the Mycolicibacterium arabiense genome:
- a CDS encoding M56 family metallopeptidase, translating to MSLAACLLLYSAAILLGGPPVLRALTRAGRVPRLGVAMWLIAIVSVLATWLVSAVLIVVDEVAHGSQRHTFIDSCIEFVCRLLAGQSGGAPRAVLLLSAGAVVGAVLVVSVRLVCAVTRLRTLAHGHAHGIRLVGRPILDHRTFVVNADVRAAYCVAGKPSTIVMTSAAVAALDGDEMKAVLAHEWAHVRGRHLEVTIFVRAVASVLPRLALMRDGALEVTRLLEMCADDAAARRFGRHTVLRGLLALAGAAPATALGAADVAVVSRVERLTLPPVNRLRGREAALAGAAGLIALAPLAGLTLAASGVLVCS from the coding sequence GTGAGCCTGGCCGCTTGCCTGCTGCTGTATAGCGCGGCGATTCTCCTAGGTGGTCCGCCGGTGCTGCGGGCGCTCACCAGGGCGGGACGCGTCCCCCGGCTGGGTGTAGCGATGTGGTTGATCGCAATCGTCAGCGTGCTTGCGACCTGGCTAGTTTCGGCAGTGTTGATCGTTGTCGATGAGGTCGCGCACGGGAGCCAGCGGCACACCTTCATTGACTCTTGCATCGAGTTCGTATGTCGGCTGCTCGCTGGCCAGTCTGGTGGCGCACCACGGGCGGTGCTGCTGCTTAGCGCCGGCGCGGTGGTCGGGGCGGTCTTGGTTGTCTCCGTCCGACTGGTGTGCGCCGTGACGCGGTTGCGGACGCTTGCCCACGGCCACGCCCACGGCATCCGGCTGGTGGGCCGTCCCATCCTCGACCACCGCACTTTCGTGGTCAACGCCGATGTCCGCGCCGCCTACTGCGTAGCCGGCAAGCCGTCAACGATCGTGATGACCAGCGCCGCCGTCGCCGCCCTCGACGGAGACGAGATGAAGGCGGTGCTCGCCCATGAGTGGGCCCACGTACGCGGACGCCACCTCGAGGTAACCATCTTCGTGCGCGCGGTGGCGTCGGTGCTGCCGCGGCTGGCGCTGATGCGAGACGGCGCCCTGGAGGTGACGCGGTTGCTGGAGATGTGCGCCGATGATGCCGCGGCCCGACGGTTCGGCCGCCACACCGTGTTGCGTGGGCTGCTCGCGCTGGCTGGCGCGGCGCCAGCGACGGCGTTGGGTGCCGCCGATGTCGCCGTGGTGAGTCGCGTCGAGCGATTGACCCTGCCGCCAGTAAACCGCTTGCGGGGCAGGGAGGCTGCGCTGGCCGGCGCGGCGGGCCTCATCGCGCTGGCGCCATTGGCGGGTCTGACGCTGGCCGCTTCCGGTGTGCTCGTCTGCAGTTGA
- a CDS encoding MPT63 family protein encodes MRKFYRVAVLIAMTAMAGLSFAGVASAAEDCAHRFGSHQQVRDGGGLQDWSVTDLKESGDVAPGFPVAGQLWEATATVTAISGTSTPVIPNFNAKTGGSSYPVLWQVASPQGISAATLAQGQTSTGKIYFDVTGGDPKAVTYTAGGAKPLMWCCSEAMMAMPTDECTCCADMKEPCPCCAGMM; translated from the coding sequence ATGCGCAAGTTTTATCGAGTGGCGGTATTGATCGCCATGACGGCGATGGCGGGGTTGAGTTTCGCCGGGGTGGCGTCGGCTGCGGAGGACTGTGCGCACCGCTTCGGATCGCACCAGCAGGTGCGAGATGGCGGTGGATTGCAGGACTGGTCGGTAACAGACCTGAAGGAGAGCGGTGACGTAGCGCCTGGATTCCCGGTGGCCGGGCAGCTGTGGGAGGCGACCGCCACGGTGACGGCGATCTCGGGGACCTCGACACCCGTGATCCCCAACTTCAACGCAAAAACTGGCGGCAGCAGCTACCCCGTGCTGTGGCAGGTGGCGAGTCCGCAGGGCATCTCAGCTGCCACGTTGGCTCAAGGTCAAACCTCGACCGGCAAGATCTACTTCGACGTCACCGGCGGGGATCCCAAGGCGGTCACGTACACCGCTGGTGGCGCGAAGCCGCTGATGTGGTGCTGTAGCGAGGCGATGATGGCGATGCCCACGGACGAGTGCACGTGTTGCGCCGACATGAAGGAACCGTGCCCGTGCTGCGCGGGAATGATGTAA